Part of the Serinus canaria isolate serCan28SL12 chromosome 1, serCan2020, whole genome shotgun sequence genome is shown below.
ttaaaagaaagacagGACAAAAGTTTAAATAGAACCTTCACATGATAAAGGTTAGCctgtataaaatattgtttgtttGTAGGGCTGGGTTTTAGGAGTCCTCGGCCTCAGACTCTTTGGCTGCATCCATGAACTGACTCCTCCCTGCTTCTGTCATTTATTAAGGCCCTTTGTTAACCAGTGCAATGTTCAGCATCAAGTTATGCACCCAAAAGCAGAACTGGCTAAAAGCATGGGAAAAATAGGCAAATGTCTTGCTTAGAGCTTGCTGGGGAACAGCTGATTCCCTCTTTCTCTCATGTTACCGTGCTCTCCCAAAATTTCACAGACTACTGCTAGCCCtacccctccctccctctgcttgTGCTGCAagatttaattttgcatttccaaGGGAATGAAACTCAGTTATGCCTGACTGCTGAGAATCACAGAGCTAGCTCTTGAGACAGGCTGGACCAGCTCAGAAATGGGTCTGCTCAGCATCAGGACTAGCCCAGGGaacaggagagggggaaggacACAGCCTGAAATAGGACCTTTCAGTAGTGGTTAGAACCACTCAAATTGATGTTTAGCTTCACCTCTAGACCCATGTTGTTATCTGCCTGGAAGCACTCAGGAGTTAGATAAGGCtttacaaaattatttggaGCTATTCTCAGTAAAGGGCTGAAGTTCCTAGACTGTTTTAGGCAGCACTTATCATGTAAGTGCAAGGCTGCAATTCTGAGATTTGATGCTTTGTTCCCTAACCTAGGTGATTTCCATACTTCAGACATGGTTACTTATTTACTTCAGAATCATTCAGTGGCCCCTAGTCATGCTCCTGTAGGGTCTGCTCCCTTCCTGATGGGATAGGCAGGGATTTCTCACTCACTATCTATTGCTAACACACAGTGATTCATGCTGTTAAAACACTGCTAAGTGCCAAGAACTGCCTTAATCCAATTTATGGCCTGAAATTATTATGGCACACATCTCCCAAGTCTGAATTGTATGTGTTAGAGAGGAGACATAtagcaaaagaagaaacaaaacaaaacaaataaacaacagGTTGCTTAAGCTTAAAACAGCCTTTGCCATCCTCTAGTCTAGTACTGGACTTTTCCAGCCATGTATTACTGTGGTTCCACACAGCTCTCCATGCTACCAGATGAATCAGCTTCTATCTGGAAATGAAGTATTACATGTATTAATTTACACGACATGTAAAGATGACTGGCTACGTCCTATCACATGTGTCCCAGAGGTTTATAGTGCAATTAGTCAGAGGAAAGTTGAAAGTGAAGCAAAATAGAACATCACAGGCAGAAGAGGAAATGGGCAGGACAAGATGCATGAGTGGAAAGGCCTAATattccttccccctcctcagACAGACACATATAAATAGTGAGAGAGTGAGTGAGTTCCCCTACTCACTGTCCACCACTCATTTGCTGCATCTCTCTGGGACGTGCATCACCCCTGCAGGATGTGGGCAAAGGTACTGTCTTGTTTCCTTGCACTGTAAGATGTGATTCTCTATTTAAGCTTTCGTACTCTCACTCCAAATGTTGCAGTTGGTGAGCATCACACCATGGGATGTGGGGTTCACCTGCTTGTAACTGCTTGTAGTGCTTCCTTGAGATAATCTTAATGCTTTACTGCAAGTGTGAGTGAGAGCTTGTTTGTAATGGTGGGTACAATTCTGGTCACCATTGCTAGAGAAAGAGGAATGCAGAGTGAACAGCGCAATGAAAATATACGGGCATGGTAGGGGTGAGTCCATGTTGtagaggagagagcagcagagtttGGCTTGTTTACTTCAGCTCAATGAAGGCCAAAACGCAATACCAACACTCTCTGGGGATATGTGCAGGGGAGTAAAGGAAGGGCAATgaagagaggaaacaaaaggaGATAATTTCCaaagagagagaagataaaTATTCACTACTGCCAGTATAAAAAAGAaactgttgtttcttttttaggtTGTAAATAATGGGTACCTCTACACGTTATTTCTAATGGTCCAGGAACTGGGACATTTCTAATGGTCCAGGAAGGGAAGTTTTAGATCATTTTCTGATACAGATACTaccagcagctcacagccaAGAAGCAGGTTGAATTTGCATAATGGGTCATTGCtcaacaggagaggaaaataaatacatataattCCCAGACCAGCAAGATCCAGGAACAAGGAGCCACTGCTTTTCAAAGAGGCAAGATCTTGTCTTGGAGAAAAGATGGGACTCCAGCTGAGAGTGAATTCAGTGGGAGCTATGAGCAGTATGTGCAAGGTAGGGCTGCCAACTCCTGCCTCCTTCTGAGCTCCAAACTCAGCAAGATTTGGGATAGTAAGGCTGCCAGTCAGGGAGATTAAATCTTGCTGCCTTGTGTGGTAGTGGGTGCACTGGCTTGAAATGCTACTCTCCCACTGATTTCAATACCAACAAGTAGGTGCCATGGGAAAGACAGatgtttttacttctgtttgggggatgtgtgtgtgtgaatagTCATTAGAGATGGAGATGAGATGGGGATGAGATAGAGATAATAATCTTGCATAGTTATAGCACCTGCAGTGCATACTCTCAAGGGCACagggagaaagcagaagaaataccAAACAGAAAAGGATAATGATGAAAGCttaagtaaaatataaataacacAATGACATTTCtgggaataaaaagaggaagaattcaAACCTTGGCTTTGCTGATGCAATTCATGTAAGCAGGGGCAGAAATGGCCAGTGTGCTAGACAGTAGCCCAAAAActgaaaggataaaaaaaagaggaaagaaaatagtGTTTACTATAAATATAGAGAAATATCTActtcttcttctttattttttcccttcccagacaGTTACAGGAAATTTTGCCAAGGTGATTCATGGTTTGAATGCAAATCAGTTGACAGATCAAGTAATTCAGAGAAGTAAGCGAATGATTCTGGATACTCTTGGAGTGGGGCTTCTGGGTACCAGCACTGAGGTCTGCCACAAAGTGGCACAATACAGCAAGGTAAGCTGCCTGGCATTCATAGTACACCCTAAGGTTTAGCTTTAAGAAAGCAAGGGAAAACTTGGgcaatgaaaaggaaattttgccATGGTGAAATTATTTCACggatggaaagagagaaattgtGTTCTTCCCACTGGAGACAGTGAAACTTCAGTGCTTAAATTACTTTTCACTCTGGATGGGCAAAAGTCTCTGTATCAGTCTGTATGTTAAGATCCCCCTCTACAAACACAGTCAACTAAGAAccccttcctttctttcatctATGATATCTTATTAAAAACATCAACAAAGTAAGCATCACTTATCACCAGCCTTTCAAATCAAGGAACTGTAAAAGAGACGGGGAATTAGCAGTGGGTTACTTGCAGTCCATAAAACATAATTGTCTGAGGTGCATTAGCCATGCTTCTCCTCCAGCCTTGCTCTCCTCAGACTAGCAGAGTAATTGACCCTGAAAACAagccttcccagcacaggagtgCAACAATGAGGAGTTCAGCCCACTGTTTTATGATTCAGACCTCCTGAGtggacttgtgctccagagctctgtgtgccagTTAGTCCCTTCCCACAGGGAATTCCCCTTTCCAAACCAGGGTTGTTTATGCACTTTTATTCAGTTTGCAGCACCAGGGGTCCATCTATCGTTTACTCAGGCTCTTactaaaacacagaaaacaaaaccctttAATGAGACATCTTCCCCAACAAGATATGACAGTCCCATCATCATTTaggttgggcttgatgatctctgaggttctttccaacccaggtgattctgtgattctgtcaatGGGTGGTGAGAAGGGGCACAGTGGCCAGAGGTGGTGTGAAGGTATTGAGTGGCCAGGTGGGTGGTGATGGTCTGCCCCCAGCTCCGTTTGGGTGGAATAGGACATAAGCCAACAGGAAACTGACTTCCTTTTCAGACTTTCCGAAAGAACAATACTTTTCTCATAAAAGGGAGCAGTTAGGTCCCCAGAGGACATGGTCTGTTCTCAGTTACATCAGAGATACAAGGCACATTTATCCTTAGGTTCATGACTTAGAATTAATTTATGTCAATTTGTTTCAGATCTACAGCTCAGATTTATCCAGTACCATCTGGGGCCACTTGGATTTCCGACTGCCTCCTCTGTATGCAGCTTTTGTGAATGGAGTGGCTGTAAGGGATGCTCTTTTATTTGCTCTGAAATCATACCAATTGATGCCATTCTTGCTCTATAGAGAACAGAATGTCCCAAAAATCATAGCTTATTCTGAAGCCTGCTACAAAACTTTTCTAGACTATTCTCCTAATGTGCTTCAACTCCCTTCCAGTGAGTCTGAACTTAAGGTATAATATATGTATGATCCAACTCAACAGCATCCCTTACATTTAATATGGGACCTGCGGCTGTTGTCAAGTGTCAGAACTCTACAGCTTACAATCTGGCAACCTTGTAGGAAGGCTACAACCTTGCTGTAGCTGCTCAAAAATGCACTCTCTAGTTCTAGCTTATTGCACTGGGATCCGAATTTTGTGCCAACTGGCAAAGTACAGTTACAGAAAAACACGGATGCACATATAGATACATCCAGACATAATATCACAAGGCAACTTAATCTTCAGTCACAGTTTCCAAAAGCCAGCAATGTATTTTGAACATGCACTTTGTCATTAAAGCAATAACTGACTCCCCAGACATTTGTCTAAAGTCAGATTGAGGCTGAAACCGTTTGAAATTGAAAGATGCACAAGAGGTGGGGTAGACAAATTTGGCAATTATGCAAAACTAGGAAAGGTGACCAACCAAGGAAATAGTAATATTAAGCCTATTTAAATTAGTGTGACAACAATATCAGAGGTCAAATTTAACAGCTCATTTCCAATGTAGAGAAAATTACCTTGGAAATGAGATCTGGTACCACTCAGCTCCTAGCAGCCCTTGTGATACTCAGATCTGGCTGTTAGCATATATATGATCAGTTTATATCTTGGTCACAGGTCAATTTAAGCACTTACTGAAGACACCAGAAACACAGGTTACAGGGTATTGGCCACAACTTTCCTTATCCTGCACTGCAGGCCATCTTCCCAGATGGCATCAAAGGCTTTCAAGGCAGACACTGTATTTTCTTCTATCTGTTTAGAAACAGTCCTCAAAAATGCACAGTCACATATAACAGGGCAAAACCTGACTGTTAGGGCCTGACCACCTTCCCATTTTGCTCTGAAGTTAAGACATGGGTGAAGAGATGTGAAAGTTCATGTTTTTGAGGTGTTTTACTATGcaactataaaaaaaaatgctgtccctgatgcGAGAGGACTTTGGGGGTTCTCAAAActttgcaggaggaaggaatgtGTGTGATAAGCAATGCTTTACAGACACTGACTGCACTTTTGGGGACGATCTGCTGCCAGATCAGCAGCCATGTGCCATGCTGGGAACACCTAAAAccttcctgagcagctgggctctgggcatgAGAAAGAGAAGGCACCACTTGAGATACTCTGTTGAGCCAAGCAGCTCATTCCACATTCAGACTGTAGCTTTCTCCtactcccagcagctccagggaaccTGTTTTCTTGTGTGACAGGTCTTGTGTCAATGTGCTGAAAATTCAGGCTAAAGCCTCCTGTACATTTGCAGGCTCGTGCTTGTTGACAGTGGATGGTTGCAGCAGAGAAGTAGCTCTGATGATATAAATTCCATTTACCAGTATTTAACTGCTACAGTTTTATGATGCCAGTCCTAATGGCAGCATCAGTTGCAGCACTAGTGATGTAATTTCATTGTGTTTATATTTCATTATGTTTTGGGGGAAGAGAAAATTCACTGTTCACACAGTGGACCTAGAACAGCTGCTTTAATTATACCAGTCTAATGAAAGCAGCAAAAGccaactgcagaaaaaaagaaacactgtcATACTGGTTTCAGGCTGGTACAAGTTGAATTAGAATTATTCTCTTTTGAGGAAAGATCTCTGCTGCATTGCCACTTCTCAGACAGCCATGTGGGGAGTAAAGCTCTTTAAAAGACTTttgaaatttttgctttctaaGGAAGACCTAGTTCTTTGGTTCTTTTTCATATGAGTTACACTAGTTTCATTTGACTGAGGCAACCTTGCAAAGTCAGAGTTTATTTCTAATATACCAATGCTCCTCTTTCCTTTAGGTGCACTCAATGGACTTTGATGacacctggcatccagccacACACCCatctggggctgtgctccctgcattGATTGCACTCTCAGAGGCCTTccctcagaagaaaaaaatctcgGGTCTTGATCTGCTCTTAGCTTTCAATGTGGGAATAGAAGTGCAAGGCAGGTTGCTGCATTTCTCCAGAGAAGCCAGGAATATTCCAAGAAGGtacacagaaattttaaagtaGAAAGTGGAGTGGAGGTGGTTTTTAATCAGTGCTAATATACATATTTAGATGTCAGTTAACATACAGGTGGCACAGTTATTCATATTCCTAAACTGTTTGTCTGGAAATTTTGGGAAGGCTTATCTTACACATAAATACATTTGATTCCTAACTCTGTAAcgaatagatttttttttttttaagcattgaCTAATTCACAATGAGGCAATGATCTCCCTACTTTGAATGTTTATAgatttataataatatataaatttaaataataataaatactaAATATAACTTTATATTTGACTCTAAATTTGCTTTAAACTATAAGCAGCACTAAAGTTTCAGTTGCTTTCTGGGAAGGACTTACTGCAAGCAGCACTATTCCAGTTCTactttttcctggggaaaagtgACAACTCTCAGGCCCACACGAGAATGCTGAATGTATGTTTCTTTATGGTCCAATCCATTTCCCATAACAGTGAATGAAAAGCTTTTGTAGATAGTGAATTTGGGTGAATTTTTGAAATCTGGTAATGAAGAtacttttgttttctcaggTTTCACCCACCGGCTGTTGTTGGTACGATGGGGAGTGCAGCAGCTTGTGCTAAACTGCTAGCTCTTGACCAGCTGGAATGTAAAAATGCCTTGGCTATTGCTGCCTCCTATGCAGGTGCCCCTCTGGCTAATGCAGCAACCCAAATAAAGCCCCTCCACGTTGGGAATGCTGCCAAACATGGACTGGAAGCAGCGTGCTTAGCTTTACAGGGCCTTCAAGGAAACAAACAGATCTTAGACATGGAGTCAGGGATGGGTGCCTTTTATACAGATTACAACCCAGAGACTCTGCCAACCTTGCAGTCCTACCCCTGGCTCTTGGACCAGCAAGATGTGGCCATCAAACGCTTTCCTGCTCATCTTGCAACACACTGGGTGGCTGATGCAGCATCTTCAGTTAGGAGGAAGCTCATGGAGGGCAGTGAGAGCTTGCTCCCCCTTGATAAAATTGAGAAAGTCATTCTCAAAGTCCCTGAAGTCAAATACGTGAAcagacccagcccagcctcagagCATGAAGCACGGCACTCCTTCCAGTTTGTTGCGTGCTCGGCTTTGCTGGATGGCAGCATGTCAGTCCAGTCCTTCGCCAGTGAGAAAGTTCACCGGCCGGCCTTGCGGGAGCTCCTCTGCAAAACACAGCTGGAGCACCCTCCTGACAACACGCCCAGCTTTGACAGCCTTTACTGTGAAGTGAGCGCCACGCTTCGGGACGGCAGCACCATCAGCGACCGCTGCACTACCTTCTACGGGCACTGGAGGAAACCTCTGAAAAAGGAAGACTTGGAGAAAAAGTTTCAATCCAATGCGCTCAGCATCCTGCCTGCAGAAGCCATAAAAGGCATTATAGAGACCGTGTACAACCTGGAAAAAGTAGAGGACTGTTCTGTATTAAGTACATTTCTATCAGGACAGTCTGCTAGAGTGCTTCCAGAGAAGCTGCGCTTCCTTTGAGTGTTCCAGCCAACAGCTACGTGCTCTTcacaaagccaaagcaaaatTCAGGACAAACTCTTCCTCAGTGACtcaagcatttttaaataacattccTGTAACACAAGAACCATATTCAGTCCAATATTGCAGGTTTTGactaggaaaataatttggtgTTTATGTGCCCAGCTTAGCCAGGCTGAACAGAAGATCCTCTGTTGACACAGCCGACCCCAGCTATCTTTGTACTTCTAGAGGCAGAGGACTCACTGCTTGCTCACGGCACAAaaatctccctgctcctctgccaaaAATCTGTGTTCTGCTTCTCCTAAGTAACTCCATACAGGAAACCTGAATTCTGGAAGAGTATGGATGTGCTGTGTCCTTGAAAATCATCATAGTCAGAAGTACAGAGAATGAAAACCTTTTCATAATTATTTCTGTAGATTTATCTCTACAACTTCCTTGAAGAGGGAAACTGTTACCTCTGAGCGTTGACATTTGCgctaaaataaacacagcagatGTAGGGAGGGGTAGCACTCGATACTTGCAGCATGTCAGGTGTCACTGTAGCCATTGCTCTTGCACTGAGGCAGCAAAGGCCTGGGCCCAACCTGATCACAGAGTACTGAGCATGAGGGACAGCTGCACACTCCTCATCAGAAAGGCATTATTGCCCAGTTCCACCTGTTGGCTCCTCTGTGGTACAGGTCTGCTCCTGTTTTATTCCTGCCTCAGTTACATgagacacagagcaggagatgtCAGTGTAGGTTGCTTCAGTCCCAGCAGAGTGTGGGCTACACTACACTGGGCAGGAATGACAGAGACCTGTGAGCACCAGAGCACTTCTTACCAGAGACAGCTCAGTGTCCACAGTGAACCCAGATCATGAATTCTGGGAAATTCTTGTTCCTCCAGGAGTACAAAGCCTTGCCAGAGTGAGCTTCTAAGGGAAGCTGCCAACCCTTTGTTCACATTTATAAGATCTAAGCATGGTTTTTAATACATAAAAAATTGTCTTCCTCAGGGCAATAAACAatgtatgcaaaaaaaaaatacaaaataaatctaATTAATTTTACTAAAGAAATCTGAAGTTACTTCATTTATTAGCAAAAAACTGGTGCATTTTCCACATGCAATGCATTCATTTGTGCTGCATCTTGGTTTATAAAGTTGCCTTACCTAGGGGCTCTGCAAAAATTTCGGAAGTCCCTTAGTAATACTTGCTTAAAGActtgcaaggggaaaaaagaacccaaataaccacattcttttatttttcccctctgattAGAAATCAGAATTGAATTATTCACCTATACTGATGGTAAACAGACTCATTTACAGCTACTTCACTTGTAATTGCAGCTGGGTAACAGCAGATATGAATTACTGATAACCATTAATGATGTGATAAAACCCCATTACCCATTCAGTAATTTTAAGACTGAATACATTCggattcattaaaaaaaaaaaaacccaaaaaaaaacaacaacaaaaaaaaaaaaaccacccacgAAGGAAAGGAACTCCCCCCATCACCTTCAATATATGGTTtctattttagaaaagaaataaataggtTAAATTCAGCAGTGACCATCTGATgtattaaacattaaaaaacaccCCTATCACACCAAATAAGTGAAGTTTAGCAgttgcattattttattaattcaatCTAAGGAAGCTAAATGTTTATGCTTAGCTACACTGATTTCCTTGGAGAAGTCTGTATACTTCTAGTCAGGCAAGCTTCAGGACTTCTTGTACCATTGTTCCAATTCCATCAAAGATTTCATGCAGAGGAGCTTTGCACATGAAAGCACAGGTAGTAACTATTTTATTGGCTTTATCCACGTGGGattcatttacatttttgcaaATGTGCTTACATCCAAGCTCTGCTATAGCAGATGCCGTTTCAGCATCAGGAAATCTGtcaataaaaatactttaattaaCATAAAGTAATGATACAGCCATAAAATTCTGCACACATAACTTGAATGAGAGAACTACAATAATATCTACGTGAGTCTTTAACTGATGATGACAAGGGAGTTGGAGGCTGCTACTATCTGATTTTCTTATCCCCTACAGACACATCAAGTGATCTAATACCTTTGAAAACAAGGTCTGAAATATGGAGCCACAATATGTCAAAAGGTACAATAGTTTTTAACAATCTTTCCATAAGTTTGGAAGATGATACCTAGTGCAGCCATAACTGATCTTTAAAAGCTTGAGAGAAGCCACTGAACTTGCAACCTTCTCCAACACCTCCATGTAAGGTGTTCCTCTGGGATCTCTagagattttgattttttttttccctttctgataAAGAAGGAACAGATTGCAATCTGTTCTGAACAGAATCCCCCACTACAGCTGCTGATAAATTTAATTCAGAAGTTTTATTGGGAGTTGATAGTTCTTGAAGCAGTACTGATTTCTGCCAGGTCCTGTTCTCATCTCCCCGCCCTAAAGTGGCCCCAAACTACTACCAcaagaaaaacttttatttaaaatcccTGAGTTAGCAGTTGGACTCACCCATCCTaaaggacttttccaacctaaacaattctatgataTCACAGATGAGTATATATCTGGTTGTAGCATCACAAGTCACCCGAACTCATGGATTCACTCTGTCTGCCCTGAGAGTTCTGTACCTACTACTATTATTATAGTGAAAACTGTCactaatttttcttaaaagtaaCTAAGTTCCCCTAGGTTTACTGCTACCAAACTTTTGCATAGAAGCCTGTCCATTTCCTAATCTTAATTCTTAAGGAAAATCCTCTCCATCCATTTCCTTCTTACCTTCCATCTACGTTTTTATCCTGACCGACCGTAACCTCACAACCAGGAAAGACTTTGGCTGCCAGAACTGGTGATATGCAGCACAAACCAATGGGCTTTTTAGCACTGTGGAAGGCCTGGAGTGTGGAGTTCACGTGCTCATTGACAGTACAGTTCTTGCCATCTACAGCCCAGGAACACAGATTCTTTGCTACACCAAAACCacctaagaaaaaaatcaaaccaaaaccaaaaagctcaAATATAAGGCACTGCTAAAAGCATTAAATTTGGTAATAGCACACACCAAACAGAAGCTCTTTTTTACAACATAATCTTGGTATCAGTGGGACTGTTAAGTGACTGTACTGAAAGCCTTACAATGTCACTGTAACCTGTAAATAATGGGTTTACAATGTTAAAATTTTAACTGCGCACGTTTTTTATACTGTGTAGGTTATATATAGGCCAGAAAGCTTAACCTTGTTTCAAAAAGTAACAAATAGACAAAGAGGAAACCTCACATTCCTCTGCTAGTCACTAGAACAGCTGTACCATCTGTTGTGCACTCAATAAGGAAGAGGGACTAGAAGACAACTACTAGTTAAAACCACAAGTATGGAATTCATGGGAGTAATGCAAACAGTGATTTGACCCTCTACAGTAATTAACTCTGAAGTTTTACTTTAATGCTTAAGCAATTACAGAagagtttttcttcttccctagAACTACttttcaactttaaaaaaagccattaatacaataaaaaaacaCTATGGATAAAATGGACATTATAACATATGGTAttctaagacaaaaaaaattgtaaatgaTAATATaatttcctattaaaaatagTGCTGATCTGTCTTTATATAAATTAGTTTTAACAATTCTTTAGGTACATTTAATCTTCATTTAATTGTATAAGCAGATTGTATTTTACAGCTCCTTTGTCTGCTGGATTTATAACCATCAGAATAATCAAAGTAAAGTTATTCCACAGGGAATGTGCACAGCATCAACTTTTCTCCAATAAGCATAAGGAAATTTCCACAAGTACTTCAACAGACAACATCAAGAAgctttgcattttaatatttttcctttcccagtttGCTCACTTTCAAGTGTTATCTGAAATCTCTGAggtaagattttaattttcaaactaAATAGGGTTTATTTCCCTCTAACAGTTATTACAGCAATCCCCTCGAGCCTGGGTTATAACAGCATGAAATTAATGTGGAAAACATCTGTGAGCCTCTACTCGCTCCTGATCAGCCCTGACATCAACTACTCACAGTGCAGGCAGAATTGTT
Proteins encoded:
- the ACOD1 gene encoding cis-aconitate decarboxylase isoform X2 translates to MWAKTVTGNFAKVIHGLNANQLTDQVIQRSKRMILDTLGVGLLGTSTEVCHKVAQYSKIYSSDLSSTIWGHLDFRLPPLYAAFVNGVAVHSMDFDDTWHPATHPSGAVLPALIALSEAFPQKKKISGLDLLLAFNVGIEVQGRLLHFSREARNIPRRFHPPAVVGTMGSAAACAKLLALDQLECKNALAIAASYAGAPLANAATQIKPLHVGNAAKHGLEAACLALQGLQGNKQILDMESGMGAFYTDYNPETLPTLQSYPWLLDQQDVAIKRFPAHLATHWVADAASSVRRKLMEGSESLLPLDKIEKVILKVPEVKYVNRPSPASEHEARHSFQFVACSALLDGSMSVQSFASEKVHRPALRELLCKTQLEHPPDNTPSFDSLYCEVSATLRDGSTISDRCTTFYGHWRKPLKKEDLEKKFQSNALSILPAEAIKGIIETVYNLEKVEDCSVLSTFLSGQSARVLPEKLRFL
- the ACOD1 gene encoding cis-aconitate decarboxylase isoform X1 → MGLQLRVNSVGAMSSMCKTVTGNFAKVIHGLNANQLTDQVIQRSKRMILDTLGVGLLGTSTEVCHKVAQYSKIYSSDLSSTIWGHLDFRLPPLYAAFVNGVAVHSMDFDDTWHPATHPSGAVLPALIALSEAFPQKKKISGLDLLLAFNVGIEVQGRLLHFSREARNIPRRFHPPAVVGTMGSAAACAKLLALDQLECKNALAIAASYAGAPLANAATQIKPLHVGNAAKHGLEAACLALQGLQGNKQILDMESGMGAFYTDYNPETLPTLQSYPWLLDQQDVAIKRFPAHLATHWVADAASSVRRKLMEGSESLLPLDKIEKVILKVPEVKYVNRPSPASEHEARHSFQFVACSALLDGSMSVQSFASEKVHRPALRELLCKTQLEHPPDNTPSFDSLYCEVSATLRDGSTISDRCTTFYGHWRKPLKKEDLEKKFQSNALSILPAEAIKGIIETVYNLEKVEDCSVLSTFLSGQSARVLPEKLRFL
- the LOC103812268 gene encoding glutamine amidotransferase-like class 1 domain-containing protein 3, mitochondrial, with the translated sequence MGKRVALVLAGCGVFDGSEIHEASAALVHLSRGGAEVKIFAPNIEQRDVVNHLKGSPAEEKRNVLVESARLARGNIQDLAELKASEFDAVIFPGGFGVAKNLCSWAVDGKNCTVNEHVNSTLQAFHSAKKPIGLCCISPVLAAKVFPGCEVTVGQDKNVDGRFPDAETASAIAELGCKHICKNVNESHVDKANKIVTTCAFMCKAPLHEIFDGIGTMVQEVLKLA